The Mercurialis annua linkage group LG2, ddMerAnnu1.2, whole genome shotgun sequence genome contains a region encoding:
- the LOC126670226 gene encoding membrane protein PM19L — protein MATVGRNIAAPLLFLNLVMYFIALGFASWCLNRYINGQTYHPSFGGNGATSFFLTVSMIASVLGIVSKFAGGNHIRAWRNDSLAAAGSASLMAWAVTALAFGLACKEINLGGHRGWRLRMVEAFMIILAFTQLLYVVLLHAGVFSSRYGPGYRDTEYGVGAGGEPVTKGVPVAGSRV, from the exons ATGGCAACAGTAGGCAGAAATATTGCAGCTCCACTTCTGTTTCTGAACTTGGTTATGTATTTTATAGCTTTAGGGTTTGCTAGTTGGTGTCTTAACAGGTATATCAATGGCCAAACTTATCATCCAA GTTTTGGAGGAAATGGAGCAACAAGTTTTTTTCTTACTGTTTCTATGATAGCTTCTGTTCTTGGGATAGTTTCAAAGTTTGCAGGTGGTAACCATATTCGAGCTTGGAGGAATGACAGTTTAGCCGCTGCCGGTTCGGCTTCGTTGATGGCTTGGGCCGTCACCGCTCTGGCCTTCGG CTTGGCATGTAAGGAAATAAACCTAGGAGGGCACAGAGGATGGAGACTGAGGATGGTGGAGGCATTTATGATAATCTTAGCCTTTACCCAACTCTTATACGTCGTATTGCTTCATGCCGGAGTGTTCAGCAGTAGATACGGTCCTGGCTACCGCGACACGGAATACGGCGTCGGAGCTGGTGGAGAACCGGTAACCAAGGGCGTTCCAGTCGCAGGTTCTAGGGTTTGA
- the LOC126670298 gene encoding uncharacterized protein LOC126670298, whose product MKKRQNIADESNSEFDIKSLIHENSVFFDKLIELIPAKFYLPVDDTDKKWFQGLSKGEKALAKKESRENIKKARRQRLDPEKSSATTLDLLMKNLENEKAEEDEGSDEEEVEINPRITDGDKSATYEELRQRLHRKIEELRGGRSTGGSDRVRKNKGILQKKRKRESESENKGPASKESTKKADKDSAAKEDPKDFKFSHVKLGDEEHGKNKKRKFSKVKELEKAKQLRDAKKDPEKGDIITKKHSWKAAVDRAAGIKVHDDPKLLKQSLKKEKRRQQKNAEKWKERIESQQKMKAEKQQKRSHNIADRIQQKKTRKIAKREKKLMRPGFEGRKEGYINEAPNAGTAV is encoded by the coding sequence ATGAAGAAAAGGCAGAATATTGCCGACGAGTCGAATTCTGAATTTGATATCAAGTCTCTTATCCATGAGAATTCTGTGTTCTTCGACAAATTGATTGAGCTTATTCCTGCTAAGTTCTATTTACCTGTTGATGATACGGATAAGAAATGGTTCCAAGGTCTTAGCAAGGGTGAGAAAGCGTTGGCAAAGAAAGAATCTAGAGAAAATATTAAGAAAGCGCGGAGACAGAGGCTTGATCCGGAGAAGTCATCAGCGACTACTCTCGATTTGCTtatgaaaaatttggaaaacgAAAAGGCAGAAGAGGATGAGGGTAGTGATGAGGAGGAAGTGGAGATTAATCCAAGGATAACTGATGGTGATAAGTCGGCAACTTATGAAGAGCTACGGCAACGGCTTCATCGCAAAATTGAAGAGCTTCGTGGAGGTCGGAGTACTGGTGGTTCGGATAGAGTGAGGAAGAACAAAGGAATTCTACAAAAGAAACGCAAGAGGGAATCAGAGTCGGAAAATAAGGGGCCTGCATCAAAGGAATCAACGAAAAAAGCAGATAAGGATTCCGCAGCAAAAGAGGACCCAAAAGATTTCAAGTTCAGTCATGTTAAGCTCGGAGATGAAGAACACGGAAAgaacaagaaaagaaagttTTCGAAAGTAAAGGAACTCGAAAAGGCGAAACAATTGAGGGACGCTAAGAAGGATCCGGAGAAAGGGGATATTATCACGAAGAAGCATTCATGGAAAGCAGCGGTCGATAGAGCTGCGGGGATCAAGGTTCATGATGATCCGAAACTGTTGAAACAGAGCTTGAAGAAGGAGAAGAGGAGGCAGCAAAAGAACGCGGAGAAATGGAAGGAGAGAATTGAATCACAGCAGAAAATGAAAGCAGAAAAACAGCAGAAGAGATCACATAATATAGCGGATAGAATTCAACAGAAAAAGACTAGGAAAATTGCGAAAAGAGAGAAGAAACTCATGCGGCCCGGATTCGAGGGTCGGAAAGAAGGTTACATTAATGAAGCTCCAAATGCAGGTACTGCAGTTTAG
- the LOC126669587 gene encoding transcription factor MYB24-like has product MAGHLGWGVLNEEGWRKGPWTGEEDRLLIEYVRLHGEGRWNSVARLAGLKRNGKSCRLRWVNYLRPDLKRGQITPHEETIILELHARWGNRWSTIARSLPGRTDNEIKNYWRTHFKKKTKMSPETSNKSRTHHLKRQQFQEQQQQIQQQQLLQLNQLDMKKIMSLLDENYQVKLPFSPQIWPETTTLLCPNEDQHELLYTNGSVPDDHEACNDEQDSLWDGLWNLDDVHGNYGVPATCASGKATIHNLVAPFC; this is encoded by the exons ATGGCAGGGCATTTAGGGTGGGGTGTCCTTAATGAAGAAGGTTGGAGGAAAGGTCCTTGGACTGGTGAAGAAGACAGATTGCTTATTGAATACGTTAGGTTACATGGTGAAGGCAGATGGAATTCTGTTGCTAGGCTTGCAG GACTGAAAAGAAACGGAAAAAGTTGCAGATTGAGATGGGTGAATTACTTAAGGCCAGATTTGAAGAGGGGACAAATAACTCCTCATGAAGAAACCATAATTCTTGAGTTGCATGCTAGGTGGGGTAATAG gTGGTCCACAATTGCAAGAAGCTTACCAGGAAGAACAGACAATGAAATCAAAAACTATTGGAGAACACATTTCAAGAAAAAGACCAAAATGTCCCCTGAAACCTCAAACAAATCAAGAACTCATCACTTGAAAAGACAACAATTTCAAGAACAGCAGCAGCAGATTCAACAACAGCAGCTGCTGCAACTAAACCAACTAGACATGAAAAAAATCATGTCCTTACTTGATGAGAATTATCAGGTTAAATTACCATTTAGTCCTCAAATATGGCCAGAAACAACAACTTTACTCTGCCCTAATGAAGATCAGCATGAACTTTTATATACTAATGGTTCAGTTCCTGATGATCATGAGGCCTGTAATGATGAACAGGATAGCTTGTGGGATGGACTGTGGAACTTGGATGATGTCCATGGTAATTATGGTGTTCCTGCAACATGTGCATCAGGCAAAGCTACCATTCATAATTTAGTGGCACCCTTTTGTTAG
- the LOC126670702 gene encoding probable folate-biopterin transporter 8, chloroplastic codes for MAMVRVPPSTLTKDPKNPRFCIHTTKLSHLCLKPIQCSFSNLNAVHKPVKPVTQSPVFSQVGGQQMVGLSGFGYWVQGFRCFPWLALNFHMANHLNLHPSVLQLVQHSGNLPMVAKPLYGILSDAFYIGGAHRLPYILIGVLLQVLSWAPLALIPAAREGLPSVLACILLGNLGASIAEVANDALVAEYGQKHRMKGLQSYGFMALAVGGILGNLFGGCFLLKTLPKNMFLVFACLLSFQLAISSTSREDSLGISQPAYQNLAKQAIWENIKKQLSDLKMVLCEDIISRPLIWVVASIAAVPALSGSIFCYQIQCLHLDPSIIGLSRVIGQLTLLSMTVLYDRYWKDVPMRKLIAAIQFVYASSLLLDFVLVKQINLRLGIPNEVFACCFSGLSETLAQFKVLPFTVLLASLCPKGCEGSLMSFVASMLCLSSIFSGFLGVSLASMMGITTGDYSSLPIGSLIQFIAALLPLGWIMYIPSQPSIEKERRRGASKRSRRNRRIGRVALPPIFVYRRERESETQR; via the exons ATGGCGATGGTTCGGGTTCCTCCATCAACTCTAACTAAAGACCCGAAAAATCCAAGATTTTGTATTCACACTACCAAGTTATCTCACCTCTGTTTGAAACCAATTCAATGCTCGTTTTCCAATCTCAATGCTGTTCACAAGCCTGTAAAACCAGTGACTCAAAGTCCGGTTTTTTCCCAAGTGGGTGGTCAGCAAATGGTGGGTTTGAGTGGGTTTGGTTATTGGGTTCAGGGTTTTAGGTGCTTTCCATGGCTAGCTCTTAACTTTCATATGGCTAACCATCTGAACCTGCATCCATCGGTGTTGCAGCTTGTGCAACATTCCGGTAATCTTCCCATGGTGGCTAAGCCTCTCTATGGGATCCTTTCGGATGCTTTTTATATTGGTGGTGCTCATAGATTGCCTTATATTCTCATTGGAG TCTTATTGCAGGTTCTATCTTGGGCTCCATTGGCGTTGATCCCAGCTGCACGCGAAGGCCTTCCTAGCGTTTTGGCATGCATTCTTCTCGGCAATCTTGGCGCATCAATTGCAGAAGTTGCAAATGATGCTCTTGTTGCAGAGTATGGCCAAAAACACAGAATGAAAGGCCTACAATCTTATGGTTTTATGGCTTTGGCTGTGGGTGGAATTTTAGGCAACTTGTTTGGTGGCTGCTTCTTACTGAAAACACTACCTAAAAACATGTTCCTCGTATTCGCCTGTCTGTTATCTTTTCAACTTGCAATTTCATCAACTTCTAGAGAGGACTCTCTTGGTATATCACAACCAGCATATCAAAATCTTGCAAAGCAAGCAATCTGGGAAAATATCAAGAAACAGCTTAGCGATCTGAAAATGGTGTTATGCGAAGACATTATCTCTCGCCCTCTTATATGGGTCGTAGCCTCTATAGCCGCAGTCCCAGCTCTCTCAGGTTCGATCTTTTGCTATCAAATACAATGTTTGCATCTTGATCCTTCAATTATTGGCCTGTCACGCGTGATTGGCCAGTTAACGCTTCTCTCAATGACTGTACTCTATGACCGTTACTGGAAAGATGTGCCAATGAGAAAGTTGATAGCTGCGATCCAGTTCGTATACGCTTCGTCTCTTCTTCTTGACTTTGTTCTAGTGAAACAGATAAATCTTAGACTCGGAATTCCAAATGAGGTATTCGCGTGCTGTTTTTCGGGTTTATCGGAAACTCTTGCCCAGTTTAAGGTTCTTCCATTCACAGTGCTATTGGCAAGTTTATGTCCTAAGGGTTGTGAAGGGTCTCTTATGTCTTTCGTAGCTTCGATGCTGTGTTTATCGTCGATTTTCAGTGGATTTCTAGGTGTTAGTTTAGCTTCCATGATGGGAATAACAACTGGTGATTACTCAAGCCTGCCTATAGGAAGTTTGATACAGTTCATTGCAGCATTACTGCCATTGGGATGGATTATGTACATACCTTCTCAGCCCTCTATTGAGAAGGAACGAAGGAGAGGTGCTAGTAAAAGATCTCGAAGAAATAGAAGGATCGGAAGAGTCGCGCTACCTCCAATTTTTGTTTACAGGAGAGAGAGAGAATCTGAGACGCAGAGATAG
- the LOC126667078 gene encoding uncharacterized protein LOC126667078, with protein sequence MSEQNQEPETTAVTQLPEESIDFHLLRLDSTPTTTATHFHTPCTACGCSGAASCNFPTISSNNKRRSPDQPTTSLFLDPSSLQDHQIPKKPKKLFLDNPPLQETKETVPISLRGFTKITLPCISPPLLRRCHSDPPTAHHLESFSGFGANANHLTTPPQSPPDNVKMMAGGNSADTNTDSGSGASAGAGATTPASKTPVTASLPPRPPLLRRTVSEPSPDKSLSRTSSSTDYAYAADSIPNYQLMKRMRDYTKEMNQWWDQFLPDQDTGEKHEEENITQHANAKKADLVTDFEEAVNVEKTGECLTVHFKCPCSKGYKILLDGKSCYYRLM encoded by the exons atgaGTGAACAAAATCAAGAACCTGAAACCACCGCCGTTACCCAACTCCCTGAAGAATCAATCGATTTCCACCTTCTCCGCCTTGATTCCACCCCCACAACCACCGCCACTCACTTCCACACTCCATGCACTGCATGCGGCTGCTCCGGCGCCGCTTCTTGCAATTTCCCGACCATCTCTTCCAATAACAAACGCCGCTCTCCTGACCAGCCAACTACTTCCCTTTTCTTGGACCCATCTTCACTCCAAGATCATCAAATCCCGAAAAAACCAAAGAAACTGTTTCTTGATAATCCACCACTTCAAGAAACCAAAGAAACCGTTCCCATTTCACTCCGTGGTTTCACCAAGATTACACTCCCTTGCATCTCCCCTCCTCTCCTCCGCCGTTGCCACTCCGATCCACCGACGGCCCACCACTTGGAATCTTTTTCCGGGTTCGGTGCCAACGCTAATCATTTAACTACTCCCCCACAATCTCCACCAGACAATGTTAAAATGATGGCAGGTGGAAATTCTGCTGATACTAATACTGATTCCGGTTCCGGTGCCAGTGCCGGTGCCGGTGCTACAACTCCTGCTTCTAAGACACCGGTAACTGCTTCTCTGCCTCCACGGCCACCGCTGCTCAGGAGGACCGTTTCTGAACCTTCTCCTGATAAGAGCCTTTCTAGAACTTCTAGTTCTACTGATTATGCTTATGCTGCTGATTCCATCCCTAATTATCAG TTGATGAAGAGGATGAGAGATTACACTAAGGAGATGAATCAGTGGTGGGATCAATTTCTGCCTGATCAAGACACCGGCGAGAAGCACGAAGAAGAAAATATCACTCAACATGCTAATGCAAAAAAG GCGGATTTGGTTACGGATTTTGAAGAAGCTGTGAATGTGGAAAAGACCGGAGAGTGCTTGACCGTCCACTTTAAGTGTCCGTGCAGCAAAGGCTATAAGATTCTTCTCGACGGTAAAAGCTGTTACTACAGGCTCATGTAG
- the LOC126666743 gene encoding haloacid dehalogenase-like hydrolase domain-containing protein At2g33255, whose product MFSLSLLSKSILTSIAYPKIPFPILPSAMSISTGAAAKSRLRGVIFDMDGTLTVPVIDFAAMYRAVLGDEEYRRVKAENPSGIDILHHIEQWSPDKQRTAYEVILDFERQGLDRLQIMPGVVELCRLLDSKNIRRGLITRNVKEAVDLFHLRSGVTFSPALSREFRPYKPDPAPLLHICAAWNIQANEVIMVGDSLKDDIVCGKRAGAFTCLLDETGRYGSSDFSELGEPDFKVASLAEIYSLLETNFDLMP is encoded by the exons ATGTTTTCACTGTCACTCCTCTCCAAATCCATACTCACTTCAATAGCTTACCCAAAAATCCCATTCCCAATTTTACCCTCCGCCATGTCCATCTCCACCGGCGCCGCCGCAAAATCCCGCTTACGCGGCGTCATTTTCGACATGGACGGAACCCTGACGGTGCCCGTAATCGATTTCGCCGCAATGTACAGAGCCGTGCTCGGAGACGAGGAGTATCGAAGAGTTAAAGCTGAAAACCCATCTGGTATTGATATTTTACACCACATTGAACAATGGTCGCCTGACAAACAACGTACGGCTTATGAGGTTATCCTTGATTTTGAACGCCAGGGACTTGATCGTCTACAAATTATGCCTG GTGTTGTTGAGCTGTGTAGGCTTCTTGATTCAAAGAATATAAG ACGAGGGTTAATTACTCGAAATGTGAAGGAAGCCGTGGATCTTTTTCATTTACGTTCTGGG GTAACATTCTCTCCAGCATTAAGCAGAGAGTTCCGTCCTTATAAGCCAGACCCAGCTCCTCTTCTTCATATATGTGCAGCATGGAACATTCAGGCTAACGAAGTCATCATGGTTGGTGATAGTCTTAAAGATGAC ATTGTCTGTGGGAAACGAGCTGGAGCATTTACGTGTTTGCTGGATGAGACGGGGAGGTATGGTTCTTCAGATTTTTCCGAGTTGGGAGAACCAGATTTTAAGGTGGCTTCCCTAGCCGAGATTTATTCCCTGTTAGAGACAAATTTTGATTTGATGCCATAA
- the LOC126669149 gene encoding DEAD-box ATP-dependent RNA helicase 13: MAANTAPPQPLPASNKKAKLARKRKRSYEDSGLERFDSLPWNSSLTEDDHFSGFISSHDLEGGFLSLEEIDEADYGLEIPKPEKVKQEKKLKLKKNKHADADDSIDEKIEEEDTREDDKKKKKRKKKKKNKTKKADEIQKIEETPAVCSDKNDSDGESVDEDEFYAWNELRLHPLLMKSIYKLGFKEPTLIQKACIPPAAHQGKDVIGAAETGSGKTLAFGLPILQRLLEEREKAANYVDEMENEAQKFAPTGLLRALIITPTRELALQVTDHLKAAAKGINIKMMTIVGGMSTEKQERLLKGRPEIIVGTPGRLWELMSGGESHLIELHSLSFFVLDEADRMIENGHFRELQSIIDMLPMASGSVDGKSPDTQNCVTRSSLQRKKRQTFVFSATIALSADFRKKLKRGMLKQKQSGPEGLNSIENLSERAGMRPNAAIIDLTNASILAHKLEESFIDCQEDDKDAYLYYILSVHGQGRTIVFCTSIAALRHISSILRILGVNVCTLHAQMQQRARLKAIDRFRSNEHCILVATDVAARGLDIPGVRTVVHYQLPHSAEVYVHRSGRTARALTDGCSIALISPSESSKFVSLCKSFSKESFQRFPFEESYMSEVMKRLSLARQIDKITRLDSQEKAKKSWFERNAESIELILEKDDSEDERANSHKQKKITSTQLNKLQQELNTLLSRPLQPKSFSHRYLAGSGVSPLLQHQLEELARQKLGNGVNSRDNKRRKLLVIGQACVEPLQALRNAGHEVRMDVKEMADKRKSIENLRRKRKDEKKRLRDQRRNKKKMLAGGNE; encoded by the exons ATGGCCGCCAATACAGCACCGCCGCAACCATTACCCGCCTCCAACAAAAAGGCGAAATTAGCgagaaagagaaagagaagCTATGAAGACTCAGGACTCGAACGATTTGACTCGCTCCCTTGGAACTCATCTCTAACTGAAGACGATCACTTCTCTGGCTTCATTAGTTCTCATGACCTTGAAGGAG GTTTTCTTTCGCTCGAAGAGATCGATGAGGCGGATTACGGTTTAGAAATTCCTAAACCGGAGAAAGTGAAGCaagaaaagaaattgaaattgaagaaaaataaGCATGCTGATGCTGATGATAGCATTGATGAGAAAATAGAGGAGGAAGATACTCGAGAGGAcgacaaaaagaaaaagaagagaaagaagaagaagaagaataaaacGAAAAAGGCGGATGAAATCCAAAAAATCGAGGAAACTCCAGCTG TTTGCAGTGATAAGAATGATTCTGATGGAGAGTCTGTTGATGAGGATGAATTTTATGCATGGAATGAGCTGAGACTTCATCCTTTGCTAATGAAATCGATATACAAACTCGGGTTCAAGGAACCGACATTAATACAAAAGGCTTGTATTCCTCCTGCAGCTCATCAAGGAAAG GATGTTATTGGTGCTGCGGAGACTGGTTCTGGGAAGACACTTGCTTTTGGTTTACCTATTTTGCAACGTCTTTtggaagaaagagaaaaggcTGCAAATTATGTCGACGAAATGGAAAATGAAGCTCAAAAGTTTGCTCCAACTGGCCTTCTGCGGGCACTCATTATCACGCCAACTAGGGAGCTTGCACTTCAG GTTACAGATCATCTGAAGGCAGCAGCTAAGGGTATTAACATTAAGATGATGACTATTGTTGGTGGAATGTCAACGGAGAAACAGGAAAGACTTTTGAAAGGAAGGCCTGAGATTATTGTTGGAACTCCTGGTCGTCTTTGGGAACTTATGTCAGGAGGAGAAAGTCATCTTATTGAG TTGCATTCATTGTCTTTCTTCGTGCTGGATGAGGCTGATAGAATGATTGAAAATGGACATTTTCGTGAGTTGCAGTCAATAATTGACATGCTGCCCATGGCCAGTGGCTCTGTAGATGGGAAATCTCCAGACACGCAGAATTGTGTGACTCGCTCAAGCTTGCAAAGAAAGAAAAGgcaaacttttgttttttctgCAACAATAGCATTATCTGCTGATTTTCGCAAGAAGCTAAAGCGTGGTATGCTAAAACAAAAGCAATCAGGTCCTGAAGGATTGAATTCCATAGAAAATCTCTCTGAACGTGCAGGAATGAGGCCTAATGCTGCCATCATTGATTTGACAAATGCATCAATTTTGGCACATAAGCTTGAGGAATCTTTTATTGA CTGCCAAGAAGACGACAAAGATGCATACCTGTACTACATATTGAGTGTTCATGGACAAGGTCGCACAATCGTTTTCTGTACATCAATTGCAGCTTTGCGCCATATTTCTTCCATATTGCGAATTCTTGGCGTAAATGTTTGCACACTTCATGCTCAAATGCAGCAGCGAGCTCGATTGAAG GCAATTGACCGTTTCCGTTCAAATGAACATTGTATACTTGTTGCCACTGATGTTGCTGCTAGAGGACTTGATATTCCTGGTGTGCGAACTGTAGTTCATTATCAGCTCCCGCATTCAGCTGAA GTTTATGTTCACCGAAGTGGAAGAACTGCTAGAGCTTTAACCGATGGATGCAGTATTGCTCTGATCTCTCCAAGTGAGAGCTCAAAATTTGTCTCTTTATGCAAATCGTTTTCAAAG GAAAGTTTTCAAAGATTTCCTTTTGAGGAATCATACATGTCTGAGGTGATGAAGCGATTATCTCTGGCACGCCAAATAGACAAGATTACGCGATTAGACTCACAG GAGAAGGCAAAAAAAAGTTGGTTCGAACGAAATGCAGAATCGATCGAGTTAATTTTAGAGAAGGATGACAGCGAGGATGAAAGAGCCAACAGCCATAAGCAAAAGAAAATTACCTCCACACAATTGAACAAGTTACAGCAG GAGCTAAATACTTTGCTTTCACGTCCGTTACAGCCAAAGTCATTTTCACATCGCTATTTGGCAGGG TCTGGTGTTTCGCCCCTCTTGCAACATCAACTAGAAGAATTAGCTAGACAAAAGCTGGGTAACGGTGTAAACTCAAGGGACAATAAACGAAGGAAGTTGTTGGTTATTGGTCAGGCTTGTGTGGAGCCTCTGCAGGCACTCCGAAATGCTGGGCATGAG GTTCGAATGGATGTGAAAGAGATGGCAGACAAACGAAAAAGTATCGAAAACTTAAGAAGGAAAAGGAAAGACGAGAAGAAAA GATTACGAGATCAACGGAGAAACAAGAAGAAAATGTTAGCAGGAGGCAATGAATAG